The following coding sequences are from one Bradyrhizobium sp. WSM471 window:
- the rpsG gene encoding 30S ribosomal protein S7: MSRRHSAEKREVLPDPKFGNIIVTKFMNSVMYAGKKSVAEGIVYGAFGLIESKTKQNPLGVFEQALENVMPTIEVRSRRVGGATYQVPVEVRSVRRQALGIRWLISAARDRNEKTMTERLSAELLDASNNRGNAVKKREDVHRMAEANRAFSHYRW; this comes from the coding sequence ATGTCTCGTCGCCATTCTGCCGAAAAGCGCGAAGTCCTTCCCGATCCGAAGTTCGGGAACATCATCGTCACGAAGTTCATGAATTCGGTGATGTACGCCGGAAAGAAGTCGGTCGCCGAAGGCATCGTCTACGGCGCGTTCGGCCTCATCGAAAGCAAGACCAAGCAGAACCCGCTCGGCGTGTTCGAGCAGGCACTCGAGAACGTCATGCCGACGATCGAAGTGCGCTCCCGCCGCGTCGGCGGCGCGACCTATCAGGTTCCGGTCGAAGTTCGCTCGGTGCGCCGTCAGGCGCTGGGCATTCGCTGGCTGATCTCGGCTGCGCGCGATCGCAACGAGAAGACGATGACCGAGCGGCTCTCTGCGGAGCTCCTGGACGCGTCGAACAACCGGGGTAACGCCGTCAAGAAGCGCGAAGACGTGCACCGGATGGCGGAAGCCAACCGCGCCTTCTCGCACTATCGCTGGTAA